The Ziziphus jujuba cultivar Dongzao chromosome 5, ASM3175591v1 genome segment TGACCATTGTTTCTGGTGCCACATGCGTTTTAACCTCACCAAACGCCTTCATCAAACGGCCAAGGCTATGGCTCGAGCTCATTTCAAACTTCAGCGCGACTTGCACTCCGGTTCCTTCCTTCACATTGCCACTAGTAGTCAAGCGAGGTGGTATTGAGAAAGGAACTTCGAAAATAAACCTGTGGAGTATGAGAAACCTGATCATCATAAATGAGCCCATTTACAGAGATCCTATTGAACAATTTGTGAATGCATTTAGGCCTTTGGGTCTGAACCCATCATCGATTGCTCCATCTTATGGCTTGGCCGAGAATTGCACTTTCGTTTCGACTGCATGGAGATCAGGGAATAACAATAGTTCTGTTTTCCCCAACATTCCATCCCACAATAAGCTCTTGCCGAGTGCAAGGCTAGCTCATGGTGGTAATCATGATGAAATTGAAGAAGACATGGAAATTGTGGTTGTGAATGAAGAAACACAAGAAGCCGTTGAGGATGGAATCGAAGGTGAAATATGGGTTTCATCTCCAAGCAATGGTTCTGGTTATCTGGGTCATCCTTGTTTAACTAGGGAGGTTTATAACGGGAGACTAAGAAACAGAGTCAGTCGGTGCTTTCTTCGAACAGGTGATAGGGGTATTGTTAAAGGTGATGAGAGATATCTGTTCGTGACTGGTCGATGCGAGGACGTTATCAAGGTTTCAAACATGGAGGAGGAAATCCATCCACATTACGTAGAAACTGCAGCTTATAATAGTTGTCCAAGGTTTCTCAGAGGGGGTTGCATGGCTGCTATGGGAATTTCGAACAAGATTGTTCTTGTTGCAGAGATACAGATAATTAAGGAGAAAGATCAGAATCAGAATAAGGTTTTGAAGCGAATATGCGAAGGGATCAGGAAAACCGTGTTGAGGGATGAGAGGGTCGAAGTTGAATTGGTAGTTCTTGTTGAGAGTGGGAACGTACCAAAAACCACCTCAGGTAAAATACAAAGATGGGCTGCTAAACAGAAGCTGATTGGAGGGCAAATGAGCGTTGTGATGGAGATGGGTTTTGGAGTTtatggtggatttgaaaataaagGGGAAGGAAATGGAGGTTTAATGGAGGGAATGAATGAAGGACAAGGTGTTCTAGTAGGGtcagaaaattatatttttttgggttcaaatGCTGTACCTCGACGTTCCTCGTTGCTCTCTCTGTTATGAGTACatgtttatttttcattatgatGTTTGAAAGAAcgatttgtaaaaaataaaaaaataaaaaaaaattataaatatatattgttgtataagaatttaaaaaaaaaataaataaatctgatCTTTTCCTccttttgttatattatataaacatttaaacaataaataagcaACAGGAAATAGTACAGTACATTATAATACATTATTGCATACTTGGCTCGTTAATTTCTAGTGAGCTGTGTGAATGATACATACACAAACGTCCACCAACATCCCTGCCATTCATCATTAACATTACCCttgctcaatatatatataatcttatattatttaatttttatatttaaggtgTGATACACCTTCTTATCCAGAAACGGTCGGTGTGAGTGGTTTCTGTGAATTGTGTGAATGGtctaattcacaaaaaaaaaacttcaatgcATAGGATGCAAATTACGTACTTTCACTAGCATATAGCGTGTGGAATCCGTATGTGGATCCCAAACCCTATGTGGGTAAGGGTGTATAACTGTGTACGCGATGCATGAAGATTTTCTTCTAATTCACAAGCATCACACCAGTTCACAAGGTCCCTACCATGCatcattaaagaaggttttgtTTGGTTTGGATCTTAAATGTTCCTTGACAAGTTGGccttttcttctgtttttttggtCAACATCAGTTTTCTGaaagacaagaaaaaaagaagttattttcatctatttcttttttcaattctatgcaaattatttttaatataaaggtCTTTTGTAATGTTATTGAATTATAATGCAATATCATTTCCAAAATCAATCGTataaacattatttttcaaTCAGTAATAAAACTATATTGGAAATTACATCTTATCAATGATCAATTATGTTGGACTGAAGCTAATTGTTTCGGGAACATTTCCAAAAATGTAGTTGTCCAGACCAGAAATTTCGAAAGGTCCTTTTAAATACATACCAAGAGCAAGGGCATGCGATGTGTTTGTTCTtcagagttttgaaagcatttGAGTATCATTCTCTTTTGTTACTTAAACTTTTTGGGATCCAACTATCTTTTTTTGAGGAATTTGGCTTTAACATTgcaacttttgttttttcatggtTGATTTCAAGTTTTTCTCTGGAAAAAACAGCAAAACTGATTAATTTCTTGGATTACAATTTCAAATATGGGTGCCTAGTAACCGTAAGTCCTAATAGAAAGATTATATATGGCACTGTTTGACATGGCTTTTAAGATATTGGTTATATCGTTTAAAGCTCAAAAATAACTTCTAAAAGAGTTTTAAACGATATTTTGAGAAAAGTCTCAAGTCGTCAAAGACATTTTAACAAAAGCTGGTAGGCCATACTTCTCCAAAAAGCTTtttacaaaaaaggaaaaacagaatgaaaaagaagaaatagttTTAAACAGTAATTAAATTTGCactcaataacaaaaataataccaTGATTATCTTTATCCCATCAAATCTCTCTTTTTAACTTGGAAGTTGCTGAATATTATCAGGGTGCGATCAAACCCAATTGCAAAATTTATTCCGCATGGCCAGCTTGGGAACCTAATTGCATAAAAAGGTATTTCTGTGGATCAAAACAAGGGTGTTTTTGTGATGGCTAAAGCTAAAGAAGGTGTGGGCCTCGGACCCAACAGATAAGTTTAACAAATAGATGCTAGAGGCTTGTTTTAACAGTCAGTCTTGGGTTTACTGTTTACACTTAACATTTTGAATTTCGCGGGCCTGTTCTCCTTAGTTCTGTACCATTTGTGATTGTGACAATTAATTCAATTTTCCATGTCAGCTTGTAtagtctttttcttcttaatttttccGAGCACTTATCGATAATTTTTGGGGATATCAAATACCTTCTGTCTTTCTGGTATCTCTGGGACCTATATGATTATGGTAGTAAAAACATGTTACTTTTTTCTTCAATCAGGGAGCAATATAATCATTCAATTAAGCATTTTTCATTCTTCTTAAATTACTGGGTTTTCTTTTAGTTATTGTATTGAAATAGTGAGTCACAAAACCACTTTTAAATTTCTTGAATTATTTATGTAGGTAAAAATTATGATGAGTAAATAGAAAATGACCAAAACAAGCCCATCTCAAAGTCATGGTTTTCGAACCTAAAACTTCTCCATTCCCATTTTTggatttgaacaaaaaaataaaataataataataataataaaaagaaagaaaaaagaaaaaagacttgGCTTTGGAGCTTCAATTGGCTGAAGCTGTACTGCACCAGGTCTATAGCTGAACAGTAGAGCAACCAAGTACCAAAGCAAAAGACGTGGAAAGAGAGACAAATAAAGCCATCGATTGCATCACAGAAAGGTAAAGACATTGCTTGGGGGCAAGCGTGGTGTCTCAGAGGCTGCAGAAGCCGCACGTTAGCCCTTTGATGTATGCGAGagtaagaaagagagagagacacaGAAAGAGAAAGCAACACGACAACATAAAAACACTGTGgaccatcaaaaaaaaaaaaaaagtacgctTTTCACTTTTTTACCCTCCCAAACCCAgagggcccaaaaaaaaaaaaagggaagggttttctaaaatttatattttctttgttgttttgcaTGGAATAGGGattatattatttgtaataGTTCTTAGTATAGAATTTAGTTAAGGAAAGCATGGAGTTTtatagaatgaaagagggtttgattatgagaaagaaagaaagagattgAGAAGTCGCATCAGAGAAATGAGTAC includes the following:
- the LOC107420186 gene encoding uncharacterized protein LOC107420186, whose translation is MNYENYDPSFPDQPVVDLYLPVWANLPAFQSRPAFIWVEDGSVEATDASLSLTYSQLNSSVNTISSQLLGHLQRRDTVVILCSPGLELVEIIFGCQRAGLLSVPIFPPSPSFTNGNHHHLVRVLSQTKPKAAIAHCSYITKIHQYISSSSNNTELVKLLQNLRWISTDHLKTKTVDLRSSGSSSHNGCKSNELFLIQYTSGATGIPKPVLITAGSAAHNVRTARKAYDLHPNSMIVSWLPQYHDCGLMFLLLTIVSGATCVLTSPNAFIKRPRLWLELISNFSATCTPVPSFTLPLVVKRGGIEKGTSKINLWSMRNLIIINEPIYRDPIEQFVNAFRPLGLNPSSIAPSYGLAENCTFVSTAWRSGNNNSSVFPNIPSHNKLLPSARLAHGGNHDEIEEDMEIVVVNEETQEAVEDGIEGEIWVSSPSNGSGYLGHPCLTREVYNGRLRNRVSRCFLRTGDRGIVKGDERYLFVTGRCEDVIKVSNMEEEIHPHYVETAAYNSCPRFLRGGCMAAMGISNKIVLVAEIQIIKEKDQNQNKVLKRICEGIRKTVLRDERVEVELVVLVESGNVPKTTSGKIQRWAAKQKLIGGQMSVVMEMGFGVYGGFENKGEGNGGLMEGMNEGQGVLVGSENYIFLGSNAVPRRSSLLSLL